CCGCGGACGCGACAAGCCGCCGCGCGGCCTGGTGTTCGTGCCCTGGTTCGACGCCGGCCAGCTCATCAACAAGGTGACGCTGGACGCCACCGACCCGATCTCGTTCCAGACCGACTTCAAGAAGTGCGCGGTCAAGATCGTCAAGGTCTGAGCGGCGAACCGGAGACAACCATGAACCTACGCGTCCTGCCGCCCGCCCTGTGCCTCGCCCTCGCGTCCGCCGCCTGGGCCGCGCCGCCCGTGGAACTGGAAGACCCCATGCGCGGCCCCACGCCCATCGCCGAGGAAGCCGACCCGCCGCTCATCAGCCCGATCGAGAACAAGGACATCAAGCGGATGCGCACGTATTCGATGCAGCCGCCCACCATCCCGCACAAGATCGACGGCTACCAGATCGACAAGAACTTCAATCGCTGCCTGGCCTGCCACGCGCGCGTGAACACCGAGGAAACGCAGGCCCCGCCGCTGAGCGTCACCCACTACATGGACCGCGACAGCAACGTGCTGGCCGAGGTCTCGCCCCGGCGCTACTTCTGCGTCCAATGCCACGTGCCGCAGGCCGAGGCCAAGCCGCTGGTGTCCAACACCTACGAGGACATCGACGTGATCCTCAAGCGCCTGACCGCGCCGGCCTCGGGCAAGCGCTGACGCCGACGGGAGGCCCGCATGGTCGCACTCATCAAGCGCTACTGGAACATCATCCGCCGCCCCAGCGTGCATTTCAGCCTGGGCTTCCTGACGGTGGGCGGATTCATCGCCGGCATCCTGTTCTGGGGCGCCTTCAACACCGCCATGGAGCTGACCAACACCGAAAAGTTCTGCACCGGCTGCCATGAGATGCGCGACAACGTGTACGCCGAGCTTAAGGGCACCATCCACTTCACCAACCGCTCCGGCGTGCGCGCACTGTGCTCCGACTGCCACGTGCCGCACAACTGGACCGACAAGATCGCGCGCAAGATGCAGGCATCCAAGGAAGTCTGGGGCAAGATCTTCGGCACCATCAGCACCCGCGAGAAATTCGTCGACAAGCGGCTGGAACTGGCGCGCCACGAATGGGCGCGCTTCAAGGCCAACGATTCGCTGGAATGCCGCAATTGCCACAACTATGAATACATGGACTTCACCCGCCAGAGCGTGCGGGCGCAGAACATGCACTCGACCTACCTGGCCGACAAGAGCAAGACCTGCATCGACTGCCACAAGGGCATCGCGCACCAGTTGCCGAACATCCCGCCGGGCGAGTTCTCGTCGGCGCCCGCGACGGGCAAGGAAAGCGCAAGTGCGGCCCGCTGACGCGCCGCCGCCCCTGCTGGCCGCGCACGGCATGATCTGCCCCCGGGGCGGACCGGCCGGGTTCGGTCCCGTGGACCTGGAACTGCACGCGGGCCGCCTGCTGCACCTGCGCGGCGCCAACGGCAGCGGCAAGACCAGCCTGCTGCGCATGCTGGCCGGACTGCTGCGCCCCCTGGCGGGCGAACTGCTGTGGCGGGCCGCGCCCGTCCGGCGCGACCCCGCCGCCTACTTCGCCGGCATGGCCTACCTGGGCCACGGCAACGGCCTGAACGGCGCCCTGAGCGCGCGCGAGCACCTGCGCTGCGCCCTGGCGCTGGCCGGCACGCCGCGCGCCGAGGCCGACATCGGCGCCGCGCTGGCCCGCTGGCGGCTGGATGGCTGCGCCGACGCATCCGCCGCCCGCCTGTCGCAGGGCCAGGGCCGGCGGTTGGCGCTGGCCGCCGTGGCACTGGGCGGCAAGCCGCTATGGCTGCTGGACGAACCCGACGCCGGCCTGGACGCCGCCAGCCTGGACCTGCTGCGCGAGGCGCTGCGCGTCCATCTCGCGGCCGGCGGCGGCGCCGTGGTCGCCTCGCACCGCCAGACCG
The Achromobacter sp. AONIH1 DNA segment above includes these coding regions:
- the ccmA gene encoding heme ABC exporter ATP-binding protein CcmA, translating into MRPADAPPPLLAAHGMICPRGGPAGFGPVDLELHAGRLLHLRGANGSGKTSLLRMLAGLLRPLAGELLWRAAPVRRDPAAYFAGMAYLGHGNGLNGALSAREHLRCALALAGTPRAEADIGAALARWRLDGCADASAARLSQGQGRRLALAAVALGGKPLWLLDEPDAGLDAASLDLLREALRVHLAAGGGAVVASHRQTAELVQAGIASTLDMDGYAHAGDVAAVGTT
- a CDS encoding nitrate reductase cytochrome c-type subunit codes for the protein MNLRVLPPALCLALASAAWAAPPVELEDPMRGPTPIAEEADPPLISPIENKDIKRMRTYSMQPPTIPHKIDGYQIDKNFNRCLACHARVNTEETQAPPLSVTHYMDRDSNVLAEVSPRRYFCVQCHVPQAEAKPLVSNTYEDIDVILKRLTAPASGKR
- a CDS encoding cytochrome c3 family protein; the protein is MVALIKRYWNIIRRPSVHFSLGFLTVGGFIAGILFWGAFNTAMELTNTEKFCTGCHEMRDNVYAELKGTIHFTNRSGVRALCSDCHVPHNWTDKIARKMQASKEVWGKIFGTISTREKFVDKRLELARHEWARFKANDSLECRNCHNYEYMDFTRQSVRAQNMHSTYLADKSKTCIDCHKGIAHQLPNIPPGEFSSAPATGKESASAAR